One part of the Vicia villosa cultivar HV-30 ecotype Madison, WI unplaced genomic scaffold, Vvil1.0 ctg.000359F_1_1, whole genome shotgun sequence genome encodes these proteins:
- the LOC131627377 gene encoding uncharacterized protein LOC131627377, whose product MDEIIYLTIHHSGAFVDSDNNNYEGGDTATLKIDVDTWSYFELVGVLKHLGYREFERIWYRDPTFGMLELVDDKGALDIADLYRVHLRVDIYIQHTVCEPDFCDYPIEQDIVNEEEDIVNGEEEELLSKIYDEVVGQEESNVARDKETDDALEKDGGNVGLDEGNVGLDEGNVAVEDNNVGLDEGNVAVEDNNVGLDEGNVAVEDNNVGEVHDESSTDNGDDSADENYESAMEEAFDDSSDGFDELEEEDLDNLLEHESHPDGEPSKKQFDKDMEKGMEDESEELHSGCDSDDSTGAVTKKRYQMFNLKKDMANFKWEVGVYFRSREEFKEAITSYAVQSGRNLKFVKNDKVRVRVHCKAGCQWEAYCAKLPNEDTWQLRKIVDKHECSRDYNVKLLTTKWLSKRIQNSLKSNPRMKIKDIKAKAQRKWNVGVNKTKAIRARFRARDMVDGSFLGDYTRIYDYCHELLRANPGSTVKLNVEPVQEGVEDQRPYFKRMYVCFAACKESFKLSRHILGLDGCFLKGLCGGQILAAIGRDPNDQMLPVAFAVVEGENKDSWTWFLQLLIEDLGGQEDCLTYTFISDQQKGLLPAMDELLPGVEQRFCVRHLYNNFRKKFPGKMLKDAIWKAAKTTYVQAWEREMRAMRLINGEAYLHMLKTSPRFWSKSHFKVTNKCDTLLNNMSESFNSVILESRSKPLITMIEEIRTYFMERWATNRMRFQNLSDDAVLPNIRKQVEKTSTCTNNWIVRMSDEHIFEVKHVQDPNEMFTVNLKDSKCSCRRWELTGLPCVHALSCMKSRNFKFEDYIPEYYKKSRYIAVYKPVIYPVNGSNLWEKTQYPDVHPPKYRKMPGRPKKKRNLEQGEIDGSDRKLRRTGLIVKCSRCKKSGHNKATCKVTGPTQTTESTQQNSTQTTQQASQQVSTQPTQQQPTQASQPTQQQPTQASQPTHQQPTQASQPTQQQTTQPSQTSRSRQPAAQKAKKLGVRRAPTPWVPPGPTTRLGASRIGPTTRRTTPTKRNSSKKNV is encoded by the exons ATGGACGAGATCATTTATCTAACAATTCACCATAGTGGTGCCTTCGTTGATAGTGACAATAATAACTATGAAGGAGGAGACACTGCTACCCTGAAAATAGATGTAGACACCTGGAGCTATTTTGAATTAGTTGGTGTTCTTAAGCACTTAGGCTATAGGGAGTTTGAGAGAATATGGTATAGGGACCCTACATTTGGCATGCTTGAGTTAGTTGATGATAAGGGAGCCTTAGACATAGCTGATCTTTACAGGGTTCACCTTAGGGTTGACATATACATTCAACACACTGTATGTGAGCCAGATTTTTGTGACTACCCTATAGAGCAGGACATAGTGAATGAAGAGGAGGACATAGTGAATGGAGAGGAGGAAGAGTTACTGTCTAAAATATATGATGAAGTAGTTGGTCAGGAGGAGAGTAATGTGGCTAGGGATAAGGAAACTGATGATGCTTTGGAAAAGGATGGAGGCAATGTGGGACTGGATGAAGGTAATGTGGGATTGGATGAAGGTAATGTGGCTGTGGAGGATAATAATGTGGGATTGGATGAAGGTAATGTGGCTGTGGAGGATAATAATGTGGGATTGGATGAAGGTAATGTGGCTGTGGAGGATAATAATGTTGGTGAGGTGCATGATGAGTCTAGTACAGATAATGGAGATGACAGTGCTGATGAGAACTATGAGAGTGCTATGGAAGAGGCATTTGATGATTCATCTGATGGTTTTGATGAGTTGGAGGAAGAGGATTTGGATAATCTACTTGAACATGAATCACACCCTGATGGTGAACCAAGCAAAAAACAGTTTGATAAAGATATGGAAAAGGGTATGGAGGATGAAAGTGAAGAACTTCATAGTGGATGTGATAGTGATGATAGCACTGGTGCAGTTACCAAGAAGAGATACCAAATGTTCAATCTGAAGAAGGACATGGCTAATTTCAAATGGGAAGTTGGAGTGTACTTTAGGTCAAGGGAAGAATTCAAGGAAGCCATAACTTCATATGCTGTTCAAAGTGGAAGAAATTTGAAGTTTGTAAAGAATGACAAAGTGAGGGTTAGAGTGCATTGCAAGGCTGGTTGTCAATGGGAAGCTTATTGTGCCAAATTGCCAAATGAGGATACTTGGCAATTAAGGAAAATTGTTGACAAGCATGAGTGCAGTAGGGACTATAATGTAAAATTGTTGACCACTAAATGGCTGAGCAAGAGAATTCAAAACTCTTTGAAAAGCAACCCAAGGATGAAGATAAAGGATATAAAAGCAAAGGCTCAAAGAAAGTGGAATGTGGGTGTTAATAAGACCAAGGCAATAAGGGCAAGATTCAGGGCAAGAGACATGGTTGATGGATCTTTCTTAGGGGATTACACAAGAATATATGATTACTGTCATGAGCTACTTAGAGCTAACCCAGGGTCCACTGTGAAACTTAATGTTGAACCAGTTCAAGAAGGTGTAGAAGATCAAAGACCTTATTTTAAAAGGATGTATGTTTGCTTTGCAGCATGTAAAGAAAGCTTCAAGTTGTCTAGACATATCTTAGGTCTAGATGGCTGTTTTTTGAAGGGCTTATGTGGTGGGCAGATTCTTGCTGCAATAGGTAGGGATCCAAATGATCAGATGCTCCCAGTTGCCTTTGCAGTTGTGGAAGGAGAGAACAAGGATAGTTGGACCTGGTTTCTGCAGCTCTTGATTGAGGATTTAGGAGGTCAAGAAGATTGCCTTACATACACCTTCATTTCTGACCAACAAAAG GGTCTACTACCAGCCATGGATGAACTTTTGCCAGGTGTTGAACAAAGATTCTGTGTAAGGCATCTTTACAACAACTTTAGGAAGAAGTTCCCTGGAAAAATGTTAAAGGATGCCATATGGAAGGCTGCAAAGACAACATATGTACAAGCTTGGGAAAGAGAAATGAGGGCTATGAGGCTTATCAATGGTGAGGCATATCTGCATATGTTGAAGACATCTCCCAGATTCTGGAGTAAATCACATTTTAAG GTAACCAACAAATGTGACACATTACTCAACAACATGTCTGAGTCATTCAACAGTGTGATACTTGAGTCAAGGTCCAAGCCTCTTATAACAATGATTGAAGAGATCAGAACTTATTTCATGGAGAGGTGGGCAACCAACAGGATGAGGTTCCAAAATCTGTCTGATGATGCAGTGCTACCAAACATAAGAAAGCAAGTGGAGAAAACTAGTACATGCACAAACAATTGGATTGTAAG GATGTCTGATGAACATATATTTGAAGTTAAGCATGTGCAAGATCCAAATGAGATGTTTACAGTGAACCTGAAAGACAGCAAATGCTCATGTAGGAGGTGGGAACTAACTGGTTTGCCATGTGTGCATGCCTTGTCATGCATGAAGAGTAGGAACTTCAAATTTGAAGATTATATTCCTGAGTACTATAAGAAGAGCAGGTACATTGCAGTATACAAACCAGTCATTTACCCTGTTAATGGTTCAAACCTATGGGAAAAAACACAATACCCAGATGTGCATCCTCCAAAGTACAGAAAGATGCCTGGAAGACCAAAGAAGAAAAGGAATCTGGAACAAGGAGAGATAGATGGGTCTGACAGAAAACTTAGGAGAACTGGGCTAATTGTGAAGTGCAGTAGATGCAAGAAATCTGGGCACAACAAAGCCACATGTAAGGTAACAGGGCCAACACAAACTACTGAATCTACTCAACAAAACTCAACACAAACTACTCAACAAGCTTCTCAACAGGTTTCTACTCAGCCTACTCAACAGCAACCAACACAAGCTTCTCAGCCTACTCAACAGCAACCAACACAAGCTTCTCAGCCTACTCACCAGCAACCAACACAAGCTTCTCAGCCAACTCAACAGCAAACAACTCAGCCTTCTCAGACATCCAGAAGCAGACAACCTGCTGCTCAGAAGGCAAAGAAATTAGGAGTGAGAAGGGCACCAACACCTTGGGTACCACCTGGACCAACCACAAGATTAGGAGCATCAAGAATTGGCCCAACTACTAGAAGGACAACTCCAACAAAGAGAAACTCATCCAAGAAGAATGTTTAG
- the LOC131627378 gene encoding phosphatidylinositol 4-phosphate 5-kinase 1-like has product MRQSLFSNHQPDANANSNNNSTSENQQPPPAVVTGRGRSHLGSRRVSPTSITIEFETKSTAKKVLPNGDSYMGSFSGNVPNGSGKYAWSDGCIYEGEWKRGKASGKGKFSWPSGAVYEGEIKLGRMEGFGIFTGSDGDSYRGSWSSDVKHGYGQRRYVNGDYYEGWWKKNVQEGNGRYVWRNGNEYIGEWKNGVINGRGTLVWLNGNRYEGEWENGVPKGQGVFTWPDGSCYVGNWNNKDVKMHLLNGTFYSGNGPLFGDDFAITMRKRSSVEVEGEKNFRKICIWESDGEAGDITCDIIDNVSILNRIGSGNVSDPQEIKQFQRNPCRLASEVKRPGETISKGHKNYDLMLNLQLGIRHSVGKEASISRELKPSDFDSKEKFWTRFPSEGSKSTPPHQSMEFRWKDYCPMVFRELRKLFQVDPADYMLAICGNAALRELSSPGKSGSFFYLTQDDRYMIKTVKKSEVKVLLRMLRSYYQHVSKYENSLVTKFYGVHCVKPIGGQKTRFIVMGNLFCSEYPIHRRFDLKGSSHGRTTDKTEEEIDETTTLKDLDLNFVFRLQRSWFKDLIKQMERDCEFLEAEGIMDYSLLIGIHFRDDNTYDKMGLSPFLLRTGKQDSYQSEKFMRGYRFLEAELQDRDRVKSGRKSLIRLGANMPARAERMARRSDFDQYTSGGISHFTPYRIGETHDVVLYCGIIDILQDYDISKKLEHAYKSWQADPSSISAVDPKLYSKRFRDFVGRIFSEDR; this is encoded by the exons ATGCGCCAATCACTTTTCTCCAACCATCAACCAGACGCTAACgctaacagcaacaacaacagcaCATCAGAAAACCAACAACCGCCGCCGGCTGTTGTTACCGGCCGTGGACGGTCTCATCTCGGCAGTCGGAGAGTTTCACCGACAAGTATAACAATCGAATTCGAAACGAAAAGTACTGCGAAGAAGGTGTTACCGAACGGTGATTCTTACATGGGGAGTTTCTCCGGTAACGTACCGAATGGATCGGGGAAATACGCATGGAGTGATGGATGTATTTACGAAGGAGAGTGGAAGCGAGGAAAAGCTTCCGGGAAAGGAAAATTCTCGTGGCCGTCCGGAGCTGTATACGAAGGGGAGATTAAGCTAGGTCGAATGGAAGGGTTTGGGATATTCACCGGATCCGACGGAGATAGTTACAGAGGCTCATGGAGCTCCGATGTAAAGCACGGGTATGGACAGAGACGTTACGTTAACGGAGATTATTATGAAGGTTGGTGGAAGAAGAATGTTCAAGAAGGGAACGGAAGGTACGTTTGGAGGAACGGGAATGAGTATATTGGGGAATGGAAGAACGGTGTTATTAACGGGAGAGGTACGCTTGTTTGGTTGAATGGGAATCGTTATGAAGGTGAGTGGGAGAATGGTGTTCCGAAAGGGCAAGGTGTGTTTACTTGGCCTGATGGAAGTTGTTATGTTGGGAATTGGAATAATAAGGATGTGAAGATGCATTTGCTGAATGGGACTTTTTATTCTGGGAATGGACCTTTGTTTGGAGATGATTTTGCGATAACGATGAGGAAGAGATCTTCGGTTGAGGTGGAAGGGGAGAAGAATTTTAGGAAGATTTGTATATGGGAATCGGATGGAGAAGCTGGTGATATAActtgtgatataattgataatgTGTCGATTTTGAATAGGATTGGGAGTGGAAATGTTTCAGATCCACAAGAGATTAAGCAGTTTCAGAGGAATCCTTGTCGTTTGGCTTCTGAGGTTAAGAGACCTGGTGAAACTATATCTAAGGGGCATAAGAATTATGATCTTATGCTTAATCTGCAATTGGGTATTAG gCACTCTGTTGGAAAGGAAGCTTCCATATCGAGAGAGCTAAAACCGAGTGATTTTGATTCGAAGGAGAAGTTTTGGACTAGGTTTCCTTCTGAAGGTTCTAAGAGTACGCCACCACATCAATCGATGGAGTTCCGCTGGAAGGATTATTGCCCTATGGTTTTTAG AGAGTTGAGGAAGCTATTTCAGGTAGATCCTGCTGATTATATGTTAGCTATATGTGGGAATGCTGCCCTTAGGGAGCTTTCATCACCTGGGAAAAGTGGAAGTTTCTTCTACTTGACCCAAGATGACAGATATATGATAAAGACAGTGAAGAAATCTGAAGTCaag GTACTTCTTCGGATGCTTCGCAGTTATTATCAACATGTTTCTAAGTATGAGAATTCGCTTGTGACAAAGTTCTATGGGGTACACTGTGTTAAACCAATTGGAGGCCAGAAG ACTCGGTTCATTGTGATGGGCAATCTTTTCTGCTCAGAGTATCCAATACATAGACGATTTGACTTGAAAGGATCATCACATGGCCGTACAACAGATAAGACTGAAGAAGAGATTGATGAAACTACCACCCTCAAGGACCTGGATCTCAATTTTGTATTTCGCTTGCAAAGAAGTTGGTTCAAGGATCTTATCAA ACAAATGGAGCGGGATTGCGAGTTTTTGGAAGCCGAGGGAATTATGGATTACAGTCTTTTGATTGGCATTCATTTTCGTGATGATAATACATATGACAAAATGGGATTGTCACCGTTTCTTTTGCGAACTG GCAAGCAGGACTCTTATCAGAGTGAAAAGTTTATGCGTGGTTATCGCTTCCTGGAAGCAGAGCTACAGGATAGGGATCGAGTCAAATCTGGCAG GAAATCCTTGATCAGGTTAGGAGCTAATATGCCTGCAAGAGCAGAGCGCATGGCTCGACGGAGTGATTTCGACCAATACACCAGTGGTGGTATCAGCCATTTTACTCCTTATCGCATTGGGGAGACCCATGACGTTGTTTTATATTGTGGGATTATCGACATTTTGCAAGATTATGACATCAGCAAGAAGCTGGAGCATGCATACAAGTCCTGGCAGGCTGACCCTTCATCAATCTCAGCTGTTGATCCAAAGCTCTACTCAAAGAGGTTCCGTGATTTTGTTGGGAGAATATTCAGTGAAGACCGGTAG